AAAGGCTGCGAAAGCGCCGTCTGGCTTATCGTCGAAGAATCAAACGGTATCCGTCACTTCAACGCCGACAGCGACGCCAAACTGATGCGTGGAGTCCTTGTCGCGATATTGAGCTTGGTAGAAGGAAAAAGCGTAGAAAACATTCAGAAAATAAACCTTAAATCTGAATTAGCAGCACTGAATCTCACCAGTTATCTGACGAGTTCAAGAACCAATGGGGTATTGGCTATTTTATCTCAACTTCAGCAGCCTTAATCAGCTTATCCAATACTCTCGATACCGCCACAAAACCAAAAGTCGCCGTTACTGCGGTACTGGCACCAAAGCCCGTATCGCAGTTCATTTTAGTTTCTGTGTCCCCTTTCAATCTTTGCTTAGAGACGGTTCCGTCACCTTGCGGATAATTCAATTGCTCGATGGAAAACACACATTCAATGTAAAAACGCCTTTTGGTATTTCGGCTGAAATTATAATAACGACGTAGAAAATTGCGTAGGTTAGCCGCTAATGGATCACCAACGGTTTTAGCCAGATCGGCCGTCTGAATTTTAGTCGGGTCGGTTTGCCCGCCGGCACCACCAATCGTAATAACAGAACGCTTATTGCTCTTACACCACGCCATTAGAGCGGCTTTTGGTTTGATACTGTCAATGCAATCAATAATATAATCAAATGGCTCAGCGAGGAGCTCAGACATGTTGTCGGCAGTTGCAAAGTCTTCTATCGAAGTGATTTCACAGTTCGGGTTTATTTGTTTAACTCTTTGAGTCATTACATCGACTTTAGATTCACCAATAGTGTCACTTAGAGCATGTATCTGACGATTTGTATTGGTAACGCAAATGT
This genomic stretch from Marinomonas primoryensis harbors:
- a CDS encoding SufE family protein, whose product is MNNSNQTLTIKEQLQACRSKEETFKILVTLSKTLPRLSSEEKTEENKVKGCESAVWLIVEESNGIRHFNADSDAKLMRGVLVAILSLVEGKSVENIQKINLKSELAALNLTSYLTSSRTNGVLAILSQLQQP
- the tcdA gene encoding tRNA cyclic N6-threonylcarbamoyladenosine(37) synthase TcdA, which produces MTDEQRFGGIRRLYGDAAYEIFSQAHVCVIGIGGVGSWAAEALARSGIGKITLIDMDDICVTNTNRQIHALSDTIGESKVDVMTQRVKQINPNCEITSIEDFATADNMSELLAEPFDYIIDCIDSIKPKAALMAWCKSNKRSVITIGGAGGQTDPTKIQTADLAKTVGDPLAANLRNFLRRYYNFSRNTKRRFYIECVFSIEQLNYPQGDGTVSKQRLKGDTETKMNCDTGFGASTAVTATFGFVAVSRVLDKLIKAAEVEIK